One part of the Kryptolebias marmoratus isolate JLee-2015 linkage group LG2, ASM164957v2, whole genome shotgun sequence genome encodes these proteins:
- the tlcd1 gene encoding TLC domain-containing protein 1, giving the protein MEALYSALRRHPGPSVLLCSLLFRLAHRLLQGLPVPGVVRQDAFRLWKWRNLSVSMVHSLLTGPWAVTCVVIWPEMLSNIPSYHTPLSYLLVCVSTGYFVQDAADIILSGHARGSWEFLVHHAMVIWCFLYALYTQLYIAGAVIALFVEVNSVTLHLRLMLKLAGAQSSPVYRANKLANLLTYVIFRLSTQFYLTWFIIQNYDSLEHCGYFLSTMIGMNIMILVYFYRLLRADFFPHSKSHAGQNGTYNNNSKKFLTD; this is encoded by the exons ATGGAGGCTCTGTACTCCGCGCTGAGGAGACACCCGGGCCCCTCGGTCCTGCTGTGCTCCCTGCTCTTCCGGCTGGCCCACCGGCTGCTGCAGGGGCTGCCCGTCCCCGGGGTCGTGAGGCAGGACGCCTTCCGCCTCTGGAAGTGGAGGAACCTCTCCGTGTCCATGGTCCACTCCCTGCTGACCGGGCCCTGGGCCGTGACCTG TGTGGTGATCTGGCCCGAGATGCTGAGCAACATCCCCTCGTACCACACGCCGCTGTCCTACCTGCTCGTCTGCGTCTCCACAG GATACTTTGTGCAAGACGCAGCTGATATCATCCTGTCGGGACACGCCAGAGGATCATGGGAGTTCTTAGTCCATCATGCAATG GTGATCTGGTGTTTCCTGTACGCGCTCTACACTCAGCTGTACATAGCCGGAGCCGTGATTGCCCTCTTCGTGGAGGTCAACAGCGTCACCCTTCACCTGAGGCTGATGCTGAAGCTGGCGGGCGCTCAGTCGTCGCCCGTCTACCGCGCCAACAAGCTCGCCAACCTCCTCACCTACGTCATCTTCCGTCTGAGCACCCAGTTCTACCTTACCTGGTTCATCATTCAGAACTATGACTCGCTGGAGCACTGCGGCTACTTTCTCTCCACCATGATCGGGATGAACATCATGATCCTGGTTTACTTCTACCGTTTACTCCGCGCCGACTTCTTCCCCCACAGTAAAAGCCACGCGGGACAGAACGGGACGTACAACAACAACTCGAAGAAGTTTCTCACCGACTGA
- the nek8 gene encoding serine/threonine-protein kinase Nek8 isoform X1 translates to MEKYEKIKVVGRGAFGIVHLCRRRGDGALVILKEIPVEQMSRDERLSAQNECQVLKLLNHPNIIEYYENFLEDKALMIAMEYAPGGTLAEYIQKRCNSLLDEDTILHFFVQILLALYHVHNKLILHRDLKTQNILLDKHQMIVKIGDFGISKILVSKSKAYTVVGTPCYISPELCEGKPYNQKSDIWALGCVLYELASLKRAFEAANLPALVLKIMSGTFAPISDRYSPELRQLVLIMLNLDPSKRPQLNEIMALPICMRPLLNLYTDIGSVKMRRIEKPLSAMQPGPQGRAGGRVPVSRSRDGAAGVGSGKLRSLPLSSVYTWGSGITTPLRLPMLNTEVLQVSLGRTQKMGVTKSGRLITWEPPSVVSGDSSLPGAVEQMQPPFVSRFLEGQSGVTIKSVSCGDLFTTCMTDRGIVMTFGSGSNGCLGHGNFNDVTQPKIVEALLGYELVQVSCGASHVLAVTNEREVFTWGRGDNAAERLSLAGRLGLGTQDTHNCPQQVCLPAEFEAQRVVCGVDCSMIISTRGSIVACGSNRFNKLGLDKITAGEEPSPASQVEEVHSFSPVQSAPLSTDRIVYTDIGTAHSVAVTEGGRCFTFGSNQHGQMGCSSRRSSRVPNLVSGLQGITAAACGDAFTLAIGSEGEVYTWGKGARGRLGRKEEDCGTPKPVQLDESHPFVVTSVACCHGNTLLAVKRNILLVTPLLTNTGMR, encoded by the exons ATGGAGAAGTACGAGAAAATCAAAGTTGTGGGAAGAGGAGCTTTCGG GATCGTTCACCTGTGCCGCAGGCGCGGCGACGGGGCGCTGGTCATCCTGAAGGAGATCCCAGTCGAGCAGATGTCCCGGGACGAGCGCCTGTCGGCCCAGAACGAGTGCCAGGTCCTCAAGCTGCTCAACCATCCGAACATTATAGAGTACTATGAGAACTTCCTGGAGGACAAGGCCCTCATGATAGCGATGGAGTACGCGCCAG gtggGACGCTGGCCGAGTACATCCAGAAGCGCTGCAATTCCCTCCTGGACGAGGACACCATCCTTCACTTCTTCGTGCAGATCCTGCTCGCGCTCTACCACGTGCACAACAAGCTCATCCTGCACCGCGACCTCAAGACGCAGAACATTCTGCTCGACAAGCACCAGATGATCGTCAAAATCGGCGACTTCGGCATCTCCAAAATCCTCGTCAGCAAGAGCAAAGCTTACACG GTGGTCGGGACGCCGTGCTACATCTCCCCAGAGCTGTGTGAGGGAAAGCCGTACAACCAGAAGAGTGACATCTGGGCTTTGGGCTGCGTGCTGTATGAACTGGCCAGCCTCAAGAGAGCCTTCGAAGCTGcc aatCTGCCTGCCCTCGTTCTGAAGATCATGAGCGGAACCTTCGCTCCGATATCGGACCGCTACAGCCCGGAGCTCAGGCAGCTCGTCCTCATCATGCTCAACCTGGATCCGTCGAAACGGCCTCAGCTCAACGAAATCATGGCTCTGCCCATCTGTATGAGGCCTCTGCTGAACCTCTACACGGACATAGGCAGCGTGAAAATGCGCAG aATCGAGAAACCTCTGTCTGCCATGCAGCCTGGTCCTCAGGGCAGAGCAGGAGGGAGAGTTCCCGTCAGCAGGTCGCGAG ACGGCGCAGCCGGTGTAGGATCGGGAAAGCTGCGCTCCCTGCCGCTGTCCTCGGTGTACACGTGGGGCAGCGGCATCACGACGCCCCTTCGTCTGCCGATGCTCAACACCGAGGTGCTCCAGGTGTCTCTTGGTCGCACCCAGAAGATGGGAGTCACCAAGTCCGGCCGCCTGATAACCTGGGAG CCTCCGTCGGTGGTGTCGGGCGACTCCAGCCTTCCCGGCGCGGTGGAGCAGATGCAGCCGCCGTTCGTCTCCCGCTTCCTCGAGGGTCAGTCCGGCGTCACCATCAAGTCGGTGTCCTGCGGCGACCTCTTCACCACCTGCATGACAG ACAGGGGCATCGTCATGACTTTTGGAAGCGGGAGCAACGGCTGCCTGGGACACGGGAACTTCAACGACGTGACGCAA CCAAAGATCGTGGAGGCTCTCCTCGGCTATGAGTTGGTTCAGGTGTCCTGTGGAGCGTCCCACGTCCTCGCCGTGACCAACGAGAGAGAAGTGTTCACGTGGGGAAGAGGAGACAACG CCGCCGAACGGCTCTCTCTGGCAGGCCGCCTCGGCTTAGGGACCCAGGACACCCACAACTGTCCTCAGCAGGTGTGTTTACCTGCGGAGTTCGAGGCCCAGAGGGTGGTGTGTGGCGTCGACTGCTCCATGATCATCAGCACCCGGGGCAGCATTGTGGCGTGTGGAAGCAACAG GTTCAACAAGCTTGGTTTGGATAAGATCACAGCAGGAGAGGAGCCGAGTCCTGCGAGTCAGGTGGAGGAGGTTCACTCCTTCAGTCCGGTCCAGTCGGCCCCACTCAGCACCGACAGGATCGTTTACACCGACATCGGGACGGCCCACTCTGTTGCCGTTACAG AAGGCGGTCGGTGTTTCACCTTCGGCAGCAACCAGCACGGTCAGATGGGCTGCAGCTCGCGGCGCAGCAGCCGCGTGCCCAACCTGGTGTCCGGTCTGCAGGGCATCACCGCGGCCGCCTGCGGCGACGCCTTCACGCTGGCCATCGGATCCG AAGGGGAGGTGTACACGTGGGGAAAGGGGGCCCGCGGCCGCCTCGGCAGAAAGGAGGAGGACTGCGGGACGCCGAAGCCGGTGCAGCTCGACGAGAGTCACCCGTTCGTGGTGACATCGGTGGcctgttgtcatggcaacacCCTGCTGGCAGTGAAACGTAATATTTTGCTCGTTACCCCTCTGTTAACAAACACCGGGATGCGGTGA
- the nek8 gene encoding serine/threonine-protein kinase Nek8 isoform X3: MIVHLCRRRGDGALVILKEIPVEQMSRDERLSAQNECQVLKLLNHPNIIEYYENFLEDKALMIAMEYAPGGTLAEYIQKRCNSLLDEDTILHFFVQILLALYHVHNKLILHRDLKTQNILLDKHQMIVKIGDFGISKILVSKSKAYTVVGTPCYISPELCEGKPYNQKSDIWALGCVLYELASLKRAFEAANLPALVLKIMSGTFAPISDRYSPELRQLVLIMLNLDPSKRPQLNEIMALPICMRPLLNLYTDIGSVKMRRIEKPLSAMQPGPQGRAGGRVPVSRSRDGAAGVGSGKLRSLPLSSVYTWGSGITTPLRLPMLNTEVLQVSLGRTQKMGVTKSGRLITWEPPSVVSGDSSLPGAVEQMQPPFVSRFLEGQSGVTIKSVSCGDLFTTCMTDRGIVMTFGSGSNGCLGHGNFNDVTQPKIVEALLGYELVQVSCGASHVLAVTNEREVFTWGRGDNAAERLSLAGRLGLGTQDTHNCPQQVCLPAEFEAQRVVCGVDCSMIISTRGSIVACGSNRFNKLGLDKITAGEEPSPASQVEEVHSFSPVQSAPLSTDRIVYTDIGTAHSVAVTEGGRCFTFGSNQHGQMGCSSRRSSRVPNLVSGLQGITAAACGDAFTLAIGSEGEVYTWGKGARGRLGRKEEDCGTPKPVQLDESHPFVVTSVACCHGNTLLAVKRNILLVTPLLTNTGMR, encoded by the exons AT GATCGTTCACCTGTGCCGCAGGCGCGGCGACGGGGCGCTGGTCATCCTGAAGGAGATCCCAGTCGAGCAGATGTCCCGGGACGAGCGCCTGTCGGCCCAGAACGAGTGCCAGGTCCTCAAGCTGCTCAACCATCCGAACATTATAGAGTACTATGAGAACTTCCTGGAGGACAAGGCCCTCATGATAGCGATGGAGTACGCGCCAG gtggGACGCTGGCCGAGTACATCCAGAAGCGCTGCAATTCCCTCCTGGACGAGGACACCATCCTTCACTTCTTCGTGCAGATCCTGCTCGCGCTCTACCACGTGCACAACAAGCTCATCCTGCACCGCGACCTCAAGACGCAGAACATTCTGCTCGACAAGCACCAGATGATCGTCAAAATCGGCGACTTCGGCATCTCCAAAATCCTCGTCAGCAAGAGCAAAGCTTACACG GTGGTCGGGACGCCGTGCTACATCTCCCCAGAGCTGTGTGAGGGAAAGCCGTACAACCAGAAGAGTGACATCTGGGCTTTGGGCTGCGTGCTGTATGAACTGGCCAGCCTCAAGAGAGCCTTCGAAGCTGcc aatCTGCCTGCCCTCGTTCTGAAGATCATGAGCGGAACCTTCGCTCCGATATCGGACCGCTACAGCCCGGAGCTCAGGCAGCTCGTCCTCATCATGCTCAACCTGGATCCGTCGAAACGGCCTCAGCTCAACGAAATCATGGCTCTGCCCATCTGTATGAGGCCTCTGCTGAACCTCTACACGGACATAGGCAGCGTGAAAATGCGCAG aATCGAGAAACCTCTGTCTGCCATGCAGCCTGGTCCTCAGGGCAGAGCAGGAGGGAGAGTTCCCGTCAGCAGGTCGCGAG ACGGCGCAGCCGGTGTAGGATCGGGAAAGCTGCGCTCCCTGCCGCTGTCCTCGGTGTACACGTGGGGCAGCGGCATCACGACGCCCCTTCGTCTGCCGATGCTCAACACCGAGGTGCTCCAGGTGTCTCTTGGTCGCACCCAGAAGATGGGAGTCACCAAGTCCGGCCGCCTGATAACCTGGGAG CCTCCGTCGGTGGTGTCGGGCGACTCCAGCCTTCCCGGCGCGGTGGAGCAGATGCAGCCGCCGTTCGTCTCCCGCTTCCTCGAGGGTCAGTCCGGCGTCACCATCAAGTCGGTGTCCTGCGGCGACCTCTTCACCACCTGCATGACAG ACAGGGGCATCGTCATGACTTTTGGAAGCGGGAGCAACGGCTGCCTGGGACACGGGAACTTCAACGACGTGACGCAA CCAAAGATCGTGGAGGCTCTCCTCGGCTATGAGTTGGTTCAGGTGTCCTGTGGAGCGTCCCACGTCCTCGCCGTGACCAACGAGAGAGAAGTGTTCACGTGGGGAAGAGGAGACAACG CCGCCGAACGGCTCTCTCTGGCAGGCCGCCTCGGCTTAGGGACCCAGGACACCCACAACTGTCCTCAGCAGGTGTGTTTACCTGCGGAGTTCGAGGCCCAGAGGGTGGTGTGTGGCGTCGACTGCTCCATGATCATCAGCACCCGGGGCAGCATTGTGGCGTGTGGAAGCAACAG GTTCAACAAGCTTGGTTTGGATAAGATCACAGCAGGAGAGGAGCCGAGTCCTGCGAGTCAGGTGGAGGAGGTTCACTCCTTCAGTCCGGTCCAGTCGGCCCCACTCAGCACCGACAGGATCGTTTACACCGACATCGGGACGGCCCACTCTGTTGCCGTTACAG AAGGCGGTCGGTGTTTCACCTTCGGCAGCAACCAGCACGGTCAGATGGGCTGCAGCTCGCGGCGCAGCAGCCGCGTGCCCAACCTGGTGTCCGGTCTGCAGGGCATCACCGCGGCCGCCTGCGGCGACGCCTTCACGCTGGCCATCGGATCCG AAGGGGAGGTGTACACGTGGGGAAAGGGGGCCCGCGGCCGCCTCGGCAGAAAGGAGGAGGACTGCGGGACGCCGAAGCCGGTGCAGCTCGACGAGAGTCACCCGTTCGTGGTGACATCGGTGGcctgttgtcatggcaacacCCTGCTGGCAGTGAAACGTAATATTTTGCTCGTTACCCCTCTGTTAACAAACACCGGGATGCGGTGA
- the nek8 gene encoding serine/threonine-protein kinase Nek8 isoform X2, translating to MEKYEKIKVVGRGAFGIVHLCRRRGDGALVILKEIPVEQMSRDERLSAQNECQVLKLLNHPNIIEYYENFLEDKALMIAMEYAPGGTLAEYIQKRCNSLLDEDTILHFFVQILLALYHVHNKLILHRDLKTQNILLDKHQMIVKIGDFGISKILVSKSKAYTVVGTPCYISPELCEGKPYNQKSDIWALGCVLYELASLKRAFEAANLPALVLKIMSGTFAPISDRYSPELRQLVLIMLNLDPSKRPQLNEIMALPICMRPLLNLYTDIGSVKMRRIEKPLSAMQPGPQGRAGGRVPVSRSRDGAAGVGSGKLRSLPLSSVYTWGSGITTPLRLPMLNTEVLQVSLGRTQKMGVTKSGRLITWEPPSVVSGDSSLPGAVEQMQPPFVSRFLEGQSGVTIKSVSCGDLFTTCMTDRGIVMTFGSGSNGCLGHGNFNDVTQPKIVEALLGYELVQVSCGASHVLAVTNEREVFTWGRGDNGRLGLGTQDTHNCPQQVCLPAEFEAQRVVCGVDCSMIISTRGSIVACGSNRFNKLGLDKITAGEEPSPASQVEEVHSFSPVQSAPLSTDRIVYTDIGTAHSVAVTEGGRCFTFGSNQHGQMGCSSRRSSRVPNLVSGLQGITAAACGDAFTLAIGSEGEVYTWGKGARGRLGRKEEDCGTPKPVQLDESHPFVVTSVACCHGNTLLAVKRNILLVTPLLTNTGMR from the exons ATGGAGAAGTACGAGAAAATCAAAGTTGTGGGAAGAGGAGCTTTCGG GATCGTTCACCTGTGCCGCAGGCGCGGCGACGGGGCGCTGGTCATCCTGAAGGAGATCCCAGTCGAGCAGATGTCCCGGGACGAGCGCCTGTCGGCCCAGAACGAGTGCCAGGTCCTCAAGCTGCTCAACCATCCGAACATTATAGAGTACTATGAGAACTTCCTGGAGGACAAGGCCCTCATGATAGCGATGGAGTACGCGCCAG gtggGACGCTGGCCGAGTACATCCAGAAGCGCTGCAATTCCCTCCTGGACGAGGACACCATCCTTCACTTCTTCGTGCAGATCCTGCTCGCGCTCTACCACGTGCACAACAAGCTCATCCTGCACCGCGACCTCAAGACGCAGAACATTCTGCTCGACAAGCACCAGATGATCGTCAAAATCGGCGACTTCGGCATCTCCAAAATCCTCGTCAGCAAGAGCAAAGCTTACACG GTGGTCGGGACGCCGTGCTACATCTCCCCAGAGCTGTGTGAGGGAAAGCCGTACAACCAGAAGAGTGACATCTGGGCTTTGGGCTGCGTGCTGTATGAACTGGCCAGCCTCAAGAGAGCCTTCGAAGCTGcc aatCTGCCTGCCCTCGTTCTGAAGATCATGAGCGGAACCTTCGCTCCGATATCGGACCGCTACAGCCCGGAGCTCAGGCAGCTCGTCCTCATCATGCTCAACCTGGATCCGTCGAAACGGCCTCAGCTCAACGAAATCATGGCTCTGCCCATCTGTATGAGGCCTCTGCTGAACCTCTACACGGACATAGGCAGCGTGAAAATGCGCAG aATCGAGAAACCTCTGTCTGCCATGCAGCCTGGTCCTCAGGGCAGAGCAGGAGGGAGAGTTCCCGTCAGCAGGTCGCGAG ACGGCGCAGCCGGTGTAGGATCGGGAAAGCTGCGCTCCCTGCCGCTGTCCTCGGTGTACACGTGGGGCAGCGGCATCACGACGCCCCTTCGTCTGCCGATGCTCAACACCGAGGTGCTCCAGGTGTCTCTTGGTCGCACCCAGAAGATGGGAGTCACCAAGTCCGGCCGCCTGATAACCTGGGAG CCTCCGTCGGTGGTGTCGGGCGACTCCAGCCTTCCCGGCGCGGTGGAGCAGATGCAGCCGCCGTTCGTCTCCCGCTTCCTCGAGGGTCAGTCCGGCGTCACCATCAAGTCGGTGTCCTGCGGCGACCTCTTCACCACCTGCATGACAG ACAGGGGCATCGTCATGACTTTTGGAAGCGGGAGCAACGGCTGCCTGGGACACGGGAACTTCAACGACGTGACGCAA CCAAAGATCGTGGAGGCTCTCCTCGGCTATGAGTTGGTTCAGGTGTCCTGTGGAGCGTCCCACGTCCTCGCCGTGACCAACGAGAGAGAAGTGTTCACGTGGGGAAGAGGAGACAACG GCCGCCTCGGCTTAGGGACCCAGGACACCCACAACTGTCCTCAGCAGGTGTGTTTACCTGCGGAGTTCGAGGCCCAGAGGGTGGTGTGTGGCGTCGACTGCTCCATGATCATCAGCACCCGGGGCAGCATTGTGGCGTGTGGAAGCAACAG GTTCAACAAGCTTGGTTTGGATAAGATCACAGCAGGAGAGGAGCCGAGTCCTGCGAGTCAGGTGGAGGAGGTTCACTCCTTCAGTCCGGTCCAGTCGGCCCCACTCAGCACCGACAGGATCGTTTACACCGACATCGGGACGGCCCACTCTGTTGCCGTTACAG AAGGCGGTCGGTGTTTCACCTTCGGCAGCAACCAGCACGGTCAGATGGGCTGCAGCTCGCGGCGCAGCAGCCGCGTGCCCAACCTGGTGTCCGGTCTGCAGGGCATCACCGCGGCCGCCTGCGGCGACGCCTTCACGCTGGCCATCGGATCCG AAGGGGAGGTGTACACGTGGGGAAAGGGGGCCCGCGGCCGCCTCGGCAGAAAGGAGGAGGACTGCGGGACGCCGAAGCCGGTGCAGCTCGACGAGAGTCACCCGTTCGTGGTGACATCGGTGGcctgttgtcatggcaacacCCTGCTGGCAGTGAAACGTAATATTTTGCTCGTTACCCCTCTGTTAACAAACACCGGGATGCGGTGA